Sequence from the Melitaea cinxia chromosome 18, ilMelCinx1.1, whole genome shotgun sequence genome:
CCGCTCGCCCTCCTCCTCGTGCCGTGTCCTGTCCTGCGAAGCGGGGGGCGTCCTGAAAATGCGCCTCCTGCAGCGCGTGTACTGGCGTCGGACGGCCACGCACTCCCTGCGCAGCTGCGCAATCGCCTCCGACCACCAGTACACCTGAGCCCGCCCGGGGCGACCCCTCGACCGCGGCATGGCCGCGTCGCACGCGTCGGTCATTCTGGCCACCAGCCAGTCTGCCACCTTGTCCGGTGAACCGTCGACGCGCGGCTGACACGACGCCACTATCGCCGCTTCGTCGAGTCGCTCCTGGTCGAGACGCTTCAGCTGCCACCGAGGACCCTTCTCCGCCGGGGCGCGGCTGGAGCTTGGCGGCACCGCCGGACGAGCGGAGATCTCGAAGCGGATGTACCGGtgatccgagagagtctccacgtCGTCCAGCACTCGCCAGTCCCGAACGCGGCGCGCGAGGCCGGGGCTCGCAAACGACACGTCCACGATCGAGCCGCCCGACCTGCGCACGCACGTGTTGGCCGTCCCGCGATTGAGGACGGTCAGGCCGGTGGCAACGAGCCACTCCTCCAGAATCGCCCCCCGCGCATCTGTGGCAGGACACCCCCACAGACGTGACTTCGCATTGAAGTCGCCCAGCACGAGCACTTCCGCCGGATAAAACCTACGCATGATCGACTCGGTCCCGTCGAGGAACGCCTCGAACTCGGCGACCGACTTGTTCGGGGAAAAATACGCCCCGACGATGGCCACCTCCCCCAGCAGTGCCGCGACGCAACCCGAGCCCCTCACAATGTTCGTAAGGGGCGGGGCGCCCGCGGCGACCTGGGTCACGATGGCCACCACCCCGTCGCGATCGCCGATCCAACTATCCCTCGGCGGGACCGAGTACGGCTCGGCCACCACCGCCGCCCGCACGGACCACTGTACCAGGCTCTGGACGAGGAGGTCCTGGgccctggcacagtggttcaagTTGGCTTGGAGCACCTTAAATGCCATATTACAATTGGGTGTCCATTGTCACCTCCCCAGCTCTGTTGGCAGGCGGCGCGCGGGTTTTATTTTTGGGCGCCGCCTTCTTCCTCCTTCCCGCTTTATTGCGAGGGCACGCAACTAGGCTGTGCCCAGCCGGTTTTTTCTCCGCCTGGCATATGGGACAGCAAGCTTCGGCAGTACACTGCCGGCGAATGTGCCCCTCCTTGCCGCAGCGGTAGCACTGTCCGCTGCGGTCCACTCCCTTGTCACACTTCGCTGCCACGTGCCCAACCTCGTGGCAGCGATAGCATTGTTGCGGTCTCGTCTTGAGTAGGGTCACACTCGCCGACACGAACCCGACGAGTAGGCGGCGCCCGTCGACCACTTTCTTCGCCGCCTCTACTGGCAGGCGAACCCACGCTGTCCCGATGCCGGCGAAGTTTTGCCGTACTTCGCCCACTTTTATCGATTCCTCGGCGCATCCTCCCGCCTTGGCGATCACGCCGGCCAGCTCCTGGGGAGTGACCGAGTCGTCTAACCCGGCCACCCGCAGGTCGGCGCACTTCTCCGGGCGGGTGACCGCCACGTCCTCGCCGACGACCGCCTTGATGCGCCGGGCTAGCTCCTCGGCCTTCTCCTTATTGCCGGTGCCGGGCAGCTCGAACCTTCGCGCGCCGGTCTGAGAGACCCTATAGCGAGTCTCGACGCCCATGCTCGCTATAAGGCCGTCAGCCTTTATGGCACCGAGGACCTCCGCGTAGGTCCTCGTGCTGCCCGGCAGCAGCGTCAGCTGCACCGCCGCCGATCGCGGCAATCGCAGCTTTGGCGTCTTTGGCTTTTTAGCCGGCCCACCTTTGTTCTGGGGCTGGGGCTGGTTTTTGGGCGGCCCTGCCTTTCTTCCTTTCCTCGCCACCACATTCCACCCCTCCGTCAGAGCGGCCGGAGCAGGTGGTAGGGGGCGAGGTTCGTTGGGCGCAGCGACTTGGGTAGCCGCACccgccttcttcttctttttcttcttcttggcAGACTGACTTGCAGACTTTGGGGCCGGGTTCGCTGGCGGAGTCAGCGTTGTGACCCCTGTCTGCGGCGGCGACGTTGCGATCTTCTTCGAAGCCGCCGGTGGTCCTTTTCGCGCTTCAGGCGCTTCAGGCAGGAGTCTGCCAGACTCCTCCAGCTTCGCCAGGCGGGAGTCGAGCATGGCGCCCACCCCTGCCATGATGCGGTCGATCAGTCCGTTTTCATTCGCGGGAGGGGCTGGAGTGGACGTCGAGCCCAGCTCACGCCTGATGTCGGCTACACTTTGTCGCAGCTCGGAGATCTCCGAGCGGAGCTGTACGTTCTCCGCTTCTAGGCGCTCGTTGGCCTCCCGCAGCTGCCTGACCTCGTCATTTGTCGTTCGGTGGTATAGGGCGCCGAGTACTTCGCCTATACCCTCGGCGGACTCATTCAGAGCTTTCTTGCTCGTCCCCTTCAAGTTCTTTGATATCTTAGTGACGGTAAGAATGGCCTCGACGTATTCCTGGGCCTTCCGATGCAGATCTATTATCGAGCA
This genomic interval carries:
- the LOC123662413 gene encoding uncharacterized protein LOC123662413, which produces MRSRSPCDSDSSRARLWKRKRDREEDTSDDTDDKSTAGKCHTARRGRGRPPTTGQYVGLAKAKADYLKQCERELELEAESEAIEISKRVRASRSNIISEGGTISGECSIIDLHRKAQEYVEAILTVTKISKNLKGTSKKALNESAEGIGEVLGALYHRTTNDEVRQLREANERLEAENVQLRSEISELRQSVADIRRELGSTSTPAPPANENGLIDRIMAGVGAMLDSRLAKLEESGRLLPEAPEARKGPPAASKKIATSPPQTGVTTLTPPANPAPKSASQSAKKKKKKKKAGAATQVAAPNEPRPLPPAPAALTEGWNVVARKGRKAGPPKNQPQPQNKGGPAKKPKTPKLRLPRSAAVQLTLLPGSTRTYAEVLGAIKADGLIASMGVETRYRVSQTGARRFELPGTGNKEKAEELARRIKAVVGEDVAVTRPEKCADLRVAGLDDSVTPQELAGVIAKAGGCAEESIKVGEVRQNFAGIGTAWVRLPVEAAKKVVDGRRLLVGFVSASVTLLKTRPQQCYRCHEVGHVAAKCDKGVDRSGQCYRCGKEGHIRRQCTAEACCPICQAEKKPAGHSLVACPRNKAGRRKKAAPKNKTRAPPANRAGEVTMDTQL